A region of Vitis vinifera cultivar Pinot Noir 40024 chromosome 15, ASM3070453v1 DNA encodes the following proteins:
- the LOC100256840 gene encoding DNA-binding protein RHL1, producing the protein MVRVSKKNENGGVSELNPEAEERKRRKKLAFSKNLLSDTPSKAFSALSPSKTVIKHHGKDILKKSQRKNRFLFSFPGLLAPIAGGKIGELKDLGTKNPILYLDFPQGQMKLFGTIVYPKNRYLTLHFSRGGKNVMCEDYFDNMIVFSDAWWIGRKEENPEEARLEFPKELSEGQSVEYDFKGGAGMASDSKQGVNKPEMKYVEPQSPKPELEDDLSGEDSLKDVVEMTPKDVEVTPVRHSQRTAGKTFNFAEASSGDDSVENDGNISDGQENSGSATPESGNEDAEARTGATTQIQESAGAATKSRKRLSQATISTLFKKVEEQKTSRTPRKSSSAKASAQKTDSRKAPEHGKKRKVIEETKSEIDISTESEQSDEEKKTSRTPRKSSSTKVSARKTDARKAQGPRKRRKVIEETKSEIDISTEGEQSDNPTSDASVRVYKRKMKSPAA; encoded by the coding sequence ATGGTACGAGTTtcaaagaagaatgaaaatggTGGAGTATCTGAACTGAATCCAGAAGCTGAAGAGCGTAAAAGACGAAAAAAATTGGCGTTCTCCAAGAACTTACTGTCAGATACTCCTTCAAAAGCGTTTTCAGCTCTGAGCCCTTCAAAAACAGTGATCAAACACCATGGAAAAGATATTCTGAAGAAATCTCAGAGGAAGAATCGGTTCCTCTTCTCATTCCCAGGTCTTCTTGCTCCTATTGCTGGTGGCAAGATTGGTGAACTCAAGGATTTGGGAACCAAGAATCCTATACTCTACCTTGATTTCCCTCAGGGTCAAATGAAGTTGTTTGGGACTATAGTTTACCCGAAGAACAGGTATTTGACTCTGCATTTCTCTAGAGGCGGAAAAAATGTAATGTGTGAGGATTACTTTGATAATATGATTGTATTTTCTGATGCATGGTGGATTGGGAGAAAGGAGGAGAATCCAGAAGAAGCCCGACTCGAGTTTCCTAAAGAACTGAGTGAAGGACAAAGTGTTGAATACGACTTTAAAGGGGGTGCAGGCATGGCATCTGACAGTAAGCAAGGTGTTAATAAACCTGAAATGAAATATGTAGAACCGCAGTCACCTAAACCTGAGCTAGAAGATGATTTGTCTGGTGAAGACAGTTTGAAAGATGTGGTTGAAATGACACCGAAAGATGTTGAAGTGACACCAGTTCGACATTCACAGAGAACTGCAGGAAAAACATTCAATTTTGCAGAAGCTTCTTCTGGAGATGATTCTGTTGAAAATGATGGCAACATATCTGATGGACAAGAAAATTCTGGCTCTGCAACACCTGAAAGTGGCAATGAAGATGCTGAAGCAAGGACTGGAGCAACCACACAAATTCAAGAGTCTGCTGGGGCAGCTACCAAGTCAAGGAAACGACTATCTCAAGCTACTATATCCACATTGTTTAAGAAAGTGGAGGAACAGAAAACATCCAGAACTCCAAGGAAATCCTCATCAGCCAAAGCTTCTGCTCAGAAGACTGATTCCAGGAAAGCTCCGGAACacgggaaaaaaagaaaagtaattgAGGAAACAAAATCTGAGATAGACATCTCAACAGAAAGTGAACAATCtgatgaggaaaagaaaacatctaGAACCCCAAGGAAATCGTCATCAACCAAAGTTTCTGCCCGGAAGACTGATGCCAGGAAAGCCCAGGGACCCAGGAAAAGGAGAAAAGTAATCGAGGAAACAAAATCTGAGATAGACATCTCAACAGAAGGCGAGCAATCTGATAATCCGACCTCTGATGCTTCTGTTAGAGTGTACAAGAGAAAGATGAAAAGCCCTGCAGCTTAA